The Buttiauxella selenatireducens genome has a window encoding:
- a CDS encoding DEAD/DEAH box helicase: MSFTLRPYQQEAVDATLHYFRKHTTPAVIVLPTGAGKSLVIAELARVARGRVLVLAHVKELVAQNHAKYCALGLEADIFAAGLQRKESHGKVVFGSVQSVARNLEQFHGEFSLLIVDECHRIGDSDDSQYQQILAHLRTANPKLRLLGLTATPYRLGKGWIYHFHYHGMVRGNENALFRDCIYELPLRYMIKHGYLTPPERLDMPVVQYDFSRLQAQSNGLFSEADLNRELKQQKRITPHIISQIVEFATDRRGVMIFASTVEHAKEVTALLPATDAALITADTPGPARDTLIEAFKNQQFRFLVNVSVLTTGFDAPHVDLIAILRPTESVSLYQQIVGRGLRLAPGKKDCLILDYAGNPHDLFTPEVGAAKGKSDNVPVQVFCPSCGFANTFWGKTTSDGTLIEHFGRRCQGWFEDDEGTREQCDFRFRFKNCPQCHAENDIAARRCHQCDQVLVDPDDMLKAALKLKDALVLRCGGMTLQHGGDDKGEWLKITYFDEDGADASERFRLQTPAQRMAFEQIFIRPHSRTPGVPLRWLNAADVVAQQSSLRHPDFVVARKNGNFWNVREKVFDYEGRFRRANELRG, translated from the coding sequence ATGTCTTTTACCTTACGCCCCTACCAACAAGAAGCTGTGGACGCCACCCTGCACTATTTCCGCAAACACACTACGCCTGCGGTCATTGTGTTGCCGACGGGTGCCGGAAAAAGCCTGGTGATTGCCGAACTCGCCCGAGTGGCTCGTGGGCGCGTACTGGTGCTGGCGCATGTCAAAGAGTTGGTCGCACAAAACCACGCTAAATATTGTGCGCTTGGACTGGAAGCCGACATTTTTGCAGCGGGTCTGCAACGCAAAGAGAGCCACGGCAAAGTGGTTTTTGGCAGTGTACAGTCGGTGGCGCGTAATCTGGAGCAGTTCCACGGTGAGTTTTCCTTGCTGATTGTGGACGAATGCCACCGCATCGGTGACTCCGACGATAGCCAGTATCAGCAAATCCTTGCCCATTTACGCACGGCAAATCCTAAGCTGCGTTTGCTAGGGCTAACCGCCACGCCTTATCGCCTTGGGAAAGGCTGGATTTACCATTTTCACTATCACGGCATGGTCCGGGGTAACGAAAATGCCCTGTTCCGTGACTGTATATATGAGCTCCCGCTGCGCTACATGATTAAGCACGGCTATTTAACGCCGCCCGAAAGGCTCGATATGCCCGTCGTGCAGTACGATTTCAGCCGTTTGCAGGCGCAATCTAACGGCTTGTTCAGCGAAGCGGATCTTAATCGCGAGTTAAAACAGCAAAAGCGCATAACGCCGCACATCATCAGTCAGATTGTTGAATTTGCGACCGACAGACGCGGCGTAATGATTTTTGCCTCGACGGTTGAACATGCCAAAGAAGTCACCGCCTTACTGCCCGCAACCGATGCAGCACTGATTACCGCCGATACCCCAGGCCCTGCGCGCGATACATTAATAGAAGCATTTAAGAACCAGCAATTCCGTTTTCTGGTCAACGTCTCGGTGCTCACCACCGGTTTTGACGCTCCTCATGTCGATTTGATTGCTATTTTACGACCGACCGAGTCAGTGAGTCTGTATCAGCAAATTGTGGGTCGTGGGTTGCGTCTGGCACCGGGAAAAAAAGATTGTTTGATTCTGGATTACGCGGGTAATCCTCATGATTTATTCACCCCTGAAGTCGGGGCAGCGAAAGGCAAAAGCGACAATGTGCCAGTGCAGGTATTCTGCCCATCCTGTGGTTTTGCCAACACGTTTTGGGGCAAGACCACCAGCGATGGCACATTGATTGAACATTTTGGCCGCCGTTGTCAGGGGTGGTTTGAAGATGACGAAGGTACGCGTGAACAATGCGATTTCCGCTTCCGCTTTAAAAATTGCCCACAATGTCATGCTGAAAATGATATTGCCGCGCGCCGCTGCCACCAGTGCGATCAGGTTCTGGTCGATCCTGATGATATGTTGAAAGCCGCATTGAAATTAAAAGATGCGCTGGTGCTGCGCTGTGGTGGCATGACGCTGCAACATGGCGGTGATGACAAAGGCGAGTGGCTAAAGATTACCTACTTTGATGAAGATGGCGCGGATGCCAGCGAGCGATTCCGCCTGCAAACGCCCGCCCAGCGAATGGCGTTTGAACAGATCTTTATTCGTCCTCACAGCCGTACCCCCGGCGTGCCGTTACGCTGGTTAAACGCCGCGGATGTCGTGGCACAGCAGTCATCTCTCCGTCACCCAGATTTTGTCGTTGCGCGTAAGAACGGCAACTTCTGGAACGTGCGGGAAAAGGTATTTGATTACGAAGGTCGCTTCCGCCGTGCGAATGAATTGCGCGGCTAA
- the yejF gene encoding microcin C ABC transporter ATP-binding protein YejF yields MTTPLLSINHLSVAFRSGNIVRQVVDDLSLEVNAGETLALVGESGSGKSVTALSVLRLLPAPPVIYPSGEIFFKGQELLHAPERTLRSVRGNKIAMIFQEPMVSLNPLHNIEKQLYEVLSLHRGMRREAARAEMLSCLDRVGIRNAASRLTDFPHQLSGGERQRVMIAMALLTRPELLIADEPTTALDVTVQAQILHLLKELKQELNMGLLFITHNLNIVKKLADNVAVMRNGKCVEQNSTAILLARPQHPYTQQLLAAEPAGTPRPVDETNTPLLTVHDLQVAFPIRRGLLRKTVGFNYGIKNLSFALRAGESIGLVGESGSGKSTTGLALLRLIHSSGEIWFDGKPLHDLNRKKLLPLRNRIQVVFQDPNSSLNPRLDVLQIIEEGLRVHQPALSAAEREQKVIVAMQEVGLDPQTMHRYPAEFSGGQRQRIAIARALILQPELIILDEPTSSLDRSVQAQILALLKSLQEKHQLAYIFISHDLRVVKSLCHQIVVLRQGEVVEQGACQQIFAAPQAEYTRQLLVLA; encoded by the coding sequence CAAGTGGTGGACGATTTATCCCTTGAAGTGAATGCCGGTGAAACGCTGGCGTTAGTCGGGGAATCGGGTTCCGGGAAAAGCGTTACTGCGCTATCAGTGCTGCGTTTGTTGCCTGCTCCGCCGGTGATTTATCCGTCAGGGGAGATTTTTTTTAAAGGCCAGGAACTGTTGCATGCGCCTGAGCGCACGCTGCGCAGCGTGCGTGGTAATAAAATTGCCATGATTTTTCAGGAACCGATGGTTTCGCTTAATCCACTGCACAATATCGAAAAGCAGCTTTACGAAGTGTTATCACTCCATCGGGGGATGCGCCGGGAAGCCGCTCGCGCTGAAATGCTGTCTTGTCTTGATCGAGTCGGTATTCGCAACGCGGCAAGCCGTTTAACTGACTTCCCGCATCAGCTTTCTGGGGGGGAACGCCAACGTGTGATGATTGCCATGGCGTTGCTGACGCGCCCGGAATTACTGATTGCCGACGAGCCCACAACGGCATTGGATGTCACGGTTCAGGCGCAGATCCTGCATTTGCTGAAAGAACTCAAGCAAGAGCTGAATATGGGCCTGCTCTTTATCACTCATAACCTGAATATCGTCAAAAAGCTGGCTGATAACGTTGCCGTGATGCGCAACGGAAAATGTGTTGAACAAAACTCGACGGCCATATTGTTAGCGAGACCGCAGCACCCGTATACCCAACAATTGCTGGCAGCAGAACCGGCGGGGACTCCGCGCCCGGTCGATGAAACCAACACGCCGCTATTAACGGTTCATGATTTACAGGTCGCTTTCCCGATACGCCGCGGGCTGCTCAGGAAAACAGTCGGCTTTAACTATGGGATAAAAAATCTGAGTTTTGCGCTGCGTGCGGGTGAAAGCATCGGGTTGGTTGGGGAGTCAGGCTCCGGGAAAAGCACGACGGGACTTGCACTGCTACGCCTTATTCACTCCAGCGGAGAGATTTGGTTTGACGGTAAACCGTTGCACGACCTTAATCGCAAAAAACTGCTGCCGCTGCGTAACCGTATACAAGTGGTCTTCCAGGATCCCAATTCGTCACTCAATCCGCGGCTTGATGTTTTGCAGATCATTGAAGAGGGTTTGCGCGTCCATCAGCCTGCGTTAAGTGCGGCTGAACGTGAGCAGAAGGTGATCGTCGCTATGCAGGAAGTGGGGTTAGATCCGCAAACCATGCACCGCTATCCGGCTGAATTTTCAGGCGGGCAAAGACAGCGCATCGCCATAGCCCGCGCACTCATTTTACAACCGGAATTGATTATTCTGGATGAGCCGACGTCATCTCTTGACCGTTCCGTACAAGCGCAAATTCTGGCATTGCTGAAATCGTTACAAGAAAAGCATCAGCTGGCCTACATTTTTATCAGCCATGATCTGCGCGTGGTGAAGTCGTTGTGCCATCAGATTGTGGTACTGCGGCAGGGAGAAGTGGTCGAGCAAGGGGCATGTCAGCAGATTTTCGCTGCACCTCAGGCGGAATACACACGCCAGTTACTTGTGCTTGCCTGA
- a CDS encoding YejG family protein, with protein MNTLQLSIVHRLPHRYRWLAGFAGSRVEPIPQNGPNAENCLIGLKLLSDTSDAAWPTMHKLSLALRDIEVDCSVVECEGEPCLFVNRQDELAATCRLKNFGVAIAESFSSANPF; from the coding sequence GTGAATACGTTACAACTTTCCATCGTTCATCGTTTACCGCACAGGTATCGTTGGCTGGCGGGTTTTGCAGGGTCCAGAGTTGAACCGATTCCGCAAAATGGGCCGAATGCTGAAAATTGCCTGATTGGTCTAAAACTGCTGAGCGACACCAGCGATGCCGCATGGCCGACGATGCACAAGCTAAGCCTTGCCTTGCGAGATATTGAAGTGGATTGTTCTGTTGTGGAATGTGAAGGCGAGCCCTGCTTGTTTGTGAATCGCCAGGATGAACTTGCCGCAACGTGCCGACTGAAAAATTTTGGCGTTGCCATTGCGGAGTCTTTCTCCAGCGCGAATCCTTTTTAA
- the rsuA gene encoding 16S rRNA pseudouridine(516) synthase RsuA: MRLDKFISQQLGVSRAISGREIRASRVTIDGEVVRDASFKLNPEHQVEFDGRSLTQQNGPRYFMLNKPQGYVCSTEDPDHPTVLYFLDEPMAHKLHAAGRLDIDTTGLVLMTDDGQWSHRITSPRHHCEKTYLVSLENPISDDTAEQFAAGVQLHNEKDLTLPAVLEVITPQEVRLTISEGRYHQVKRMFAAVGNHVVGLHRERIGAIAMDADLAPGEYRPLTEEEIASVGLPPR; this comes from the coding sequence ATGCGACTCGATAAATTTATCTCTCAGCAGCTTGGCGTGAGCCGTGCTATTTCTGGCCGTGAAATCCGTGCGAGCCGTGTCACCATTGATGGTGAAGTTGTGCGTGACGCTTCTTTCAAACTGAACCCTGAACATCAGGTTGAGTTTGATGGCCGTTCGTTGACTCAGCAAAATGGCCCTCGCTACTTTATGCTTAATAAGCCGCAGGGGTATGTTTGCTCCACCGAAGACCCGGATCATCCAACCGTACTGTATTTCCTGGATGAGCCGATGGCGCATAAATTGCACGCTGCCGGGCGTCTGGATATCGACACTACTGGCCTTGTGCTGATGACCGATGATGGCCAATGGTCACACCGTATTACTTCTCCGCGCCATCATTGCGAAAAAACCTATTTAGTGTCGCTTGAGAATCCGATCTCCGATGACACGGCAGAACAATTCGCTGCTGGAGTTCAACTGCATAATGAAAAAGATCTGACGCTGCCTGCGGTACTTGAAGTCATTACCCCGCAGGAAGTCCGACTGACCATTAGCGAAGGGCGTTATCACCAGGTAAAACGCATGTTCGCGGCAGTGGGCAACCATGTGGTGGGTTTACATCGTGAACGTATTGGCGCCATTGCCATGGATGCGGATCTCGCGCCGGGTGAATACCGTCCATTAACTGAAGAAGAAATTGCCAGCGTAGGCTTACCGCCGCGTTGA
- a CDS encoding Bcr/CflA family multidrug efflux MFS transporter produces MLMPLSIDMYLPALPVIASEFGVPAGSAQMTLSTYILGFAIGQLFYGPMADSIGRKPVVLGGTLVFAAAAIACALSQTIDHLIAMRFLHGLAAAAASVVINALMRDIYPKEEFSRMMSFVMLITTIAPLVAPMVGGAVLVWFSWHAIFWILALAALLASAMIFFLIHETLPVERRQKFHLRTTIGNFATLFRHKRVLSYMLASGFSFAAMFSFLSAGPFVYIELNHVAPQHFGYYFALNIVFLIVMTLINSRFVRRFGPLAMFRFGLFVQFAMAIWLVVSTGLGLGFWSMVLGVAVFVGCVSMVSSNAMAVILDEFPHMAGTASSLAGTFRFGIGALTGALLSIATFNSAWPMIWSIAVCATCSIVFYLYASRPRLATN; encoded by the coding sequence ATGTTGATGCCGTTATCAATAGATATGTACCTGCCAGCGTTACCGGTCATCGCCTCGGAATTTGGCGTGCCAGCAGGCAGCGCGCAAATGACGCTAAGTACATATATTCTTGGCTTTGCTATCGGTCAGCTCTTTTATGGCCCGATGGCAGACAGCATTGGCCGTAAACCGGTTGTGCTGGGAGGTACGTTAGTCTTTGCGGCGGCGGCGATTGCTTGTGCACTCTCACAAACGATTGATCATTTGATTGCGATGCGCTTCCTGCATGGTCTTGCTGCGGCTGCCGCAAGTGTCGTTATCAACGCTTTGATGCGCGATATTTATCCAAAAGAAGAGTTTTCACGCATGATGTCGTTCGTCATGCTGATCACGACGATTGCGCCGCTGGTGGCACCCATGGTCGGTGGGGCGGTGCTGGTGTGGTTTAGCTGGCATGCCATCTTTTGGATTCTGGCGCTGGCAGCACTGCTTGCCTCAGCGATGATTTTCTTCCTGATCCATGAAACGCTACCGGTAGAACGGCGGCAGAAGTTTCATTTGCGCACGACGATAGGCAACTTCGCAACACTGTTCCGCCACAAACGTGTGCTGAGCTATATGTTGGCGAGTGGCTTTAGCTTTGCGGCGATGTTCTCATTTTTGAGCGCAGGGCCATTTGTTTACATCGAGCTCAATCACGTCGCGCCGCAGCATTTTGGTTACTACTTTGCGCTTAACATCGTGTTTTTGATCGTGATGACACTGATCAATAGCCGCTTCGTGCGCCGCTTTGGTCCACTGGCGATGTTCCGCTTCGGGTTGTTTGTGCAATTTGCTATGGCAATCTGGCTGGTCGTGAGCACAGGACTGGGGCTAGGTTTTTGGTCAATGGTGCTGGGAGTGGCCGTATTTGTTGGCTGTGTGTCGATGGTGTCGTCAAATGCGATGGCGGTCATTCTTGATGAATTTCCCCATATGGCAGGGACGGCCTCTTCGCTGGCGGGCACGTTCCGCTTTGGTATCGGTGCATTAACCGGTGCGCTTTTATCTATCGCAACCTTTAACTCCGCGTGGCCAATGATTTGGTCGATTGCGGTGTGCGCAACATGCTCCATCGTTTTCTATCTCTACGCCAGCCGTCCCCGACTCGCCACTAATTAG